A window of the Pangasianodon hypophthalmus isolate fPanHyp1 chromosome 12, fPanHyp1.pri, whole genome shotgun sequence genome harbors these coding sequences:
- the si:ch211-152f22.4 gene encoding E3 SUMO-protein ligase ZBED1, protein MGMRRELFFFFCTESASSDREIHHPGSRRRENDIHKPDIKQEPYMCLESASSDREIHHPGSRRRENDIHKPDIKQEPSTCMGDNFDLKTHILKMIITDLQTPKLVEEDGFHHFMTALKPSTDAALSASAIRQELVNMYDISKRNVKKAVINAKDPVLSAELWISSKEESYLTVTCHFIDEKWEMKSYKLDTAQLLGEHTPEYVHQQLWRISTEWEIMEKIQVVVVNVDGMKKANRNPNWTYIPCFSHTLNKVIQEVIQSPDWRYLLKKCRHIVQFFHQKNEASWCHQLAQSSCVDWLSTLNMVKKICEQWPRFSQVSNYKHADHLWLNENERMVLKNMMKALTVVKDVTEMIGTCGYVSVSNIIPLLDKLQSSLQRLIQQENKIALRLSERCKHHFGNINQNVWFTVSTALDPRFKSSVLKTDGGEKVKTKIKEEMCKQASVATSSGYHRNFLGEMDYEDSILQYATKGDISTTQNLLQYWAAKNKSKDLAMVAHKYLSVISTAIPIEQMMHEDKSQIIFNRRKCLELKDINMMLFLNGNQHKI, encoded by the exons ATGGGAATGAGAagagaattgtttttttttttttgtacagaaagTGCAAGTTCAGACAGAGAAATTCATCATCCTGGTtcaagaagaagagaaaatgacATCCACAAGCCAGATATTAAACAAGAGCCATATATGTGCTTAG aaagTGCAAGTTCAGACAGAGAAATTCATCATCCTGGTtcaagaagaagagaaaatgacATCCACAAGCCAGATATTAAACAAGAGCCATCCACTTGCATGG gagacaATTTTGATTTGAAAACACACATTCTGAAGATGATCATTACAGATCTACAGACACCAAAACTTGTTGAAGAAGATGGATTCCACCATTTCATGACAGCCCTAAAACCCAGTACTGATGCTGCACTAAGTGCCTCTGCGATCCGACAAGAACTAGTGAATATGTATGATATCTCAAAGAGGAACGTGAAGAAAGCAGTGATTAATGCCAAAGACCCAGTGCTCTCTGCTGAACTGTGGATCTCAAGCAAAGAAGAGTCCTATCTGACAGTAACATGCCACTTCATTGATGAGAAGTGGGAAATGAAATCCTACAAACTAGACACAGCGCAGCTTCTTGGTGAACACACGCCAGAATATGTTCATCAGCAACTTTGGAGAATTTCCACAGAATGGGAGATCATGGAGAAAATTCAGGTGGTGGTTGTCAATGTTGATGGAATGAAAAAAGCTAATCGAAATCCGAACTGGACGTACATACCTTGCTTCAGCCACACGCTCAACAAAGTCATCCAAGAAGTCATTCAAAGCCCTGATTGGAGATATCTTCTGAAGAAGTGCCGCCATATTGTTCAGTTTTTCCACCAGAAAAATGAAGCTTCATGGTGTCACCAGTTGGCCCAGTCTTCTTGTGTTGACTGGCTTTCGACACTAAACATGGTGAAAAAGATCTGTGAACAGTGGCCAAGGTTTTCCCAAGTCTCCAATTACAAGCATGCAGATCATCTTTGGctcaatgaaaatgaaaggatgGTGCTGAAAAATATGATGAAGGCACTCACAGTTGTCAAAGACGTCACAGAGATGATTGGGACATGCGGATATGTTTCAGTCTCTAACATCATACCTCTGCTTGACAAGCTTCAGTCAAGTCTGCAAAGGCTAATACAACAAGAAAACAAGATAGCCTTGAGGCTCAGTGAGAGATGTAAACATCACTTTGGAAACATCAACCAAAATGTGTGGTTCACTGTTAGCACAGCACTGGACCCAAGATTCAAAAGCAGTGTCCTGAAGACTGATGGAGgtgaaaaagtcaaaacaaagaTCAAAGAAGAAATGTGCAAACAGGCAAGTGTTGCAACGAGTAGCGGTTACCATAGAAACTTTTTAGGCGAGATGGATTATGAAGATTCAATTCTGCAATACGCTACAAAAGGAGACATCTCAACAACTCAGAATCTGCTTCAGTACTGGGCAGCCAAAAACAAGTCTAAGGACTTGGCCATGGTTGCACACAAATACCTCAGTGTGATCTCCACCGCTATTCCAATAGAGCAGATGATGCACGAGGACAAATCACAGATCATTTTCAACAGGAGGAAATGCTTAGAGCTGAAAGATATCAACATGATGCTGTTTCTGAATGGCAATCAGCA